Within the Eucalyptus grandis isolate ANBG69807.140 chromosome 1, ASM1654582v1, whole genome shotgun sequence genome, the region TGGCCAAATCCAAATGAGTGCATCATGGCCCTTGCCAGCTACCGGTGAGGGTCTCTATGCCCTCGTTGGCCACGGTGAGGTGAGGGCTGCAACATAAACATGTATGAGTGGCCGCAATCCATTTtgaatctaattcttcaaggAGCAATGATGTAATCTATGAGTGTCTTGTGTTGTATTTCCGATGAGCCAAATGATGTTATGGAAAATCCTTCGTCACACTATTTTCCGCGAATCGTAAACTGGAGAGATTAAACAGTACTAATTCAACGCTTTGGTTCGTCTAAAATGGGATTATTCATGTGATCAAGATCAACAAAGGGAAAATTGATTGGATTAGTAGAAGTGTATGAGTGGTGTATTGGATACGAGACATGACTAATGTTTTGGGTCATGTCCTGATAACTGTATACGCCTATTACCATAAAGATCATATTTATGTGCATAATTTATGGTTAAAAAGAGGTGTGGCACAAAGGGAAGATGGTTTCATAGAATGAGTGATTAAGTAGAAAAGTACATTCGCATCTCCCCTTTGAAATTTGGCaacaaagaatagaaaaaaagaaaaggaggagcaaTTTCTTCTCAATGTACACTCCGATCACCACCTTCCACTCTACTTTCCCGGGCCTTTCCATCGCTTGGGCCAAATTAATCCACTCCTACAATCCGAGCGCTGTTTATTGCCCTTCATGTTTAGATGCTTCCTGTCCGGCACGATGCTTTGAAAAGGACCCACGCCGTTGACTAGTCCTTATACGGATATTGCATTGAATAATGCAACTGCATATGGAGAAAACTCATAACATATGCCCCATCCAGGTTTGTATAAACAACCAAAATGAGCCATCAACAGCCAAACAAAGGTAAGAAGCTCTCCACCTTTGCTTAACACCTGCACATGTGCCTCGCCCTTAATATGACCTGCTGCATATGACAGCAACTCTACCCACACTCCGCTCATCACCTTCCACTTCATGTCCCCTTGCCTTTCCATGCTTTTGGCCAATTCGACCCCACCTAGGAGCACAGATGTAGAACGGAAGTTTATGAGAGGAACATCATACAATTTCTTGCATAGCTGCTCTATATCCTTGGTCGCATCCCCGATGTGGCCCTTTAGCTCAAGCAGCATTTCTGCTGACGTCATCTGGGCAGTACCCGCCACAGCGGAGACCACATTATGCTGATTAAGTAATAGATACAACATATAGTCAGAGAGGATCTTGCTGAattctctttcctcctttctcaTTGTCGATTTCTCTTTGTTGTACCATATTTCAGTAGCAATATGCCAACTTAAAATACTGTTGTCGTAATTAGTATTAGTGACATGAGCTAAAAAATCGCTAGAAATTTCCTCACTTAGTGTACTCTGAAGAAATAGACGACCACTGGTCTCAAATATCTGCTTCACATCTTCTGCAGTTTTCGCACCCTCAGATTTACGTTTAACCTCCTTAAAGATAAAGATCCATAACTTCTTAACAAAGAGATTACTGGACACGTATTTCGTATTCGCAATTATTAATCTTTTCCTTGGACCATAGAGTCTGGCAATTGCCTCACTGGTTTGATGGAAATAAAAGATGATCTTCTTGTTGCAAATATTAGATAAAGCGATACCACAGCTCCGATCGCATTTATACATCTTTCTTGGACTCTCCTTCAAGAACTCGGATAAAAGATTGCAAGCAGATATGGATTCTGACCACCTTCGAAATATGAATGGTGTATCTAAGACCGCGTACATAGCATTGGCATTAGCCTTCACTTCACGTGTGGCCAATCGGGGCTTCCTCAGGTCACTCATGGCGGATACTAACATATGGAAAAATGAATCTAGTTTAGATGATCCTATATTGTAGCACTTCATTCTGCCAACTGTCCAATCAGAGAAAACGAGCATGAATAGACCTATCACATCAAGGGCcatccctccaaaaagaagggAATAAGTAATTTCCACATCAAGTTTAGGGAGCCAATGCTTCTTCAAGCGACTAAACAAGATGAAAGCCATCACAATGTCAGTGAAGGCTATGAAGCGGAAAATGTAGCTCCACTTGGAACATATTGCCAATGTTTTTGTGTAAAGCACCTCGTAAATGAATTGGAGTTCAACTGATATGATTCTCAATGCATCCACTGCAGAAACTTTGCAGAAATATTCACAGCTCATTTTGCGTTCTTGACTATGAAACATGAGATCCCCAACAAAGACCTTAAAGATTTGAAAGAATAAGTAAGCATGCTTCACTACTTTGCTCTCGGcaaattttgcttcttcttcatcaaaatgtGCATCCCTTAAATCTTTGAGTTCTTCAACCAACTTCAAATGTGCATCCCTTCTTAGGATGTTTTGTTGGAGCAACGATTCCTTGAGCCTTGGGAGGCTCGAGAAATTAAGTGCTAGTGTCCTCTCCGCATTTTTTATGACCCCAGCAAGAAACACCAACATCGTTGGGATCACCAACAACTTGTCGCTAGGAAATATTCGCATAAAGAGATAGATGGCAGCACCAACTTGGAAGATGAGAGTGAGCAGGTGTCGCCCCCAAAGCGAACTATCCTCTAGAGAGAAGGCAGTGATGGTATCTGGACCGCCAAGATGTAACAAAAGAAATGATGCCCAAAACGCCTGAAGTGCTCCGTTTATTTCAGCTGCACGAGCGTACAAATTGCCCTGGTTGTGAGAGATGAGCCCTATCCCGTATATAGCTATCGAGTCGGCCATCAAGTAGGCCAACCACAAAAGGAATACAATGGGGCGGTTCGCTATTTTCTTTCTAAGGGGTGCAAATAGAATAAGAAAGACTTGAAGCGAGAGACTCAGTATGACAGAGCCTCGGATATTCCATTTGTTCCACAAATCTGAAATGAAGCTAAATGTCATGTTCTATTCAATTTGAACTTTATCACTCTTCTCAATATAATTTCAACTTATATGAGAGAGAATAGTAGGAAATATGTATATAGATGTTCAGATAGTTACGTACTTGTTTATTAGAAGAAAGAATCTATTCAAAAACCCAATAAGGTAAAAGATCATGAACCAACTGTTCCGTGAATGAATGCAAGGAAGGTATCTCATGCATTAAATGTTAGAAGAAAAGCATCTCATCCATCATTAGTTTAGTGAAATGTTTGGTCATATCACATCTAACAAGGCACTTGATATTATTAATGAATTAGATACTATCTAACAAGTCATACCCGTATACTTGTATATGATGTGCAGGACAAAGAGGAGATGGTTAGATAGAATGAATGGATAAAGCATTCTCGACAGCTCAATGCAACGAATAGCGACAGAACATAAGGAGGTGGGAGAAGAGAAAAGTATAATCGCATCCCCTCTTTCGAGTTTGGAATcgaagaataaaaaggaaagagatcATATTTCCCTCACGCAAGAGAAaattgccaaattgaaattacttcATGGGACTTCCATCTTTAGGTGAAGATTAGAGACTACTTTGAATAGTTGAGCGGTACTCTCtctgaaaataatttaataattagatatttggagagagagagagagagagagagagagagagagagagagggagagatgttGGACTTGTTTGAGGATCACAATCGATTccggaaaatttccaaaatcctCGGGTTCATCTCTGAAGTTTTTTcggacttggattttgtttcaatCATTTTAAAtcgactctctctctcagctCATCTTCGGCGATATTGATTGCTGGCCAACAATAATCACGTGCTCATCGTGCACACAATTCGCGCCCTTTCTAGGCGCATTTTCGTTCGAATAAAACACACTATGCCACTCCCGTGCACCATCGAaactttggggaaaaaaaattcatttcaggGATCCCGAGAACGTCGCCGTCACGGATTGAAGTGAACACAATTAGGGGCTTCTTACGTATGAGAAGCTCAAGATGAAGTCAATTCAGGGATGAGCGAATCCTTGCCAGGTGCGAAATATGCGCATGACGAGCATGTGTTCATCGGCCGGCAATTATTTTCATCAGTGATAAGTACAGCGAATTTATTGAGTCCCAATAATTGAATTCACGGTATCTTAAAACAAAGCCGACTggggagaagagaaaagaacatTCGCATCTCTCCTCTTTCAAGGTTGGCAtcaaagaatagaaaagagACACCGAATTCTTCTAATGGAAGAGAAGAATAATGAAGTAACTGGTTGTGTAATAGAAATCAACAAATCGAGTTGTCAATAGAAACAAGATGCGTAAATGGAAAGGAGAGTGAAACCAAGCTTTTGGCAATAATCGAGAGAAATCAGTAATGATTGAAATTGGTTCGttataatcaatcaaaactgtaaagggaaaaaaaaaaagtgatttggtttttattttattttcaaaatgaattttgtaCCGAAAATGCAAgttaaatagaaaattcatcatattcacAGAATGGAGTGATTTAGGGCTTGTTCGTCTGCACTCAATCAAAAGTAACGaggtttttctttgtttaattaaaatattataaatacttcaaaaaaaatgaaaagaagattgTGAAATTTTCAAGGATTTTGGGTTATAAGTCTTGCATAAATCAGAAGAAGCAGAAAATGAACATATAAGATGCGAAAGATCTAACATAAAGAATAAGAAATTATCAAGGACGATTTGATTGTTCCTTTTTTCCCATGCAAATTGTTTCTAAAATACTGATTCTATGGTATAAACTGAAAATAACAACACAAATTGAAAAACTCAACTTGTTCATCTATTGATTGAAATGTCATTTGAGAATTCTGTCTTGGCCAGCCATTCTTTTGGTTCTAGGAATAGCTCCATTTCCAATCTAAATCTTCAAAGAACATAGATGTAATTTATGTAACATCTTTTGGTGTATTTCTGATGAGCCGATCAGTATTATGGGAAAAACTTCATCGCACTATTTTTTGCGAATCAGAAACCAGGATATTAAACGATAATAAGTTGATGCTTTAGTTAATCTAAAATGGCACAATCCATCTCATCAAGATCAACAAAGGGAACATTGGGGGAACTATTTTAAGTGGATGAGGAACTAATGTTTGTGGTCATGTCGTAATAAACATATAAATAATCTTCATTGACATCAATGATGGGTCAAATGATATGGGGGACAAAGAGGAGATGGTTTCATAGAACGAATGGATAAGGCATTCACGGCAGCTCAAACCTGCCAAAAGCGATAGAGCGAAGGAGGTAGGAGAAGAGGAAAGCACATTCGCATCTcctccaaaaattgaaattctctcGTGGGATTGGACTTCCATCTTTCGGTGATGACTAGTGACTGCTTTGGGGAATTGAGCAGAAGAACAATTTTAGCATTCGACagtgggaaaaaagaagaacgCGTAGCATTTTCATAATAGAGATATCTCGTTGCGGATGTTGTCTTCTTTCTCCTAAAAAAACTTTGATAAtctaaattgagagagagagagagagagagagagagagagctttctGAATCGTAGCAGACGATCGGACATTGGCTAATTTGTGGAGAGCAACTAACGGTGGCCTCATTTGAGGATCATATACATTCTGGTAAAATTCCGAAAATTCCCGTTGAAGTGGAGTTTGTTTCTCAAAGTtcctccaaatttgattttgttctaaaatACCTTAGATTTTGATCGCGCTGACCCAATTATCTCTATGAGCTCATCTTCGGTTACATTAACTGCTGGGCAACGTTCACGGGCCATTTAGTTGATTTATCAGCATTGGCCACCTGCTAGATCTGAAGCTCCAGGTACAATTAAACCTGAGCTTTCTGGTTCTTTGCTGCCTGATCCCTCTGGTCCCTGACAGAGTAGTTGGGAAATTATTTGCTTGAGGGGATTTCTCAGTGGGTAGGTCTTGGGATACTTATTAAAGGATTGAAGGGGCCATGGTGCAAGCTTATCTGTTTTGTTCCTTGCATAGCAAATGATAGTTTTATTGCTTGGTTGGCAATGGACAAGAGATTGGCTACAAAAATAGATTATTCAAGTGGAAATTGCAAATTTCTATAACATGTTGCCTATGCAACTCAGCTTCGGAGCATAGCAATCGCTTACTCTTTGCTACCCAGGCTTGGTCTGCTGTTTTGCAGTTTGTATGCTTTCTCGTGATTTAGGGGCTGTATTAGCGAAGCTACATGGGCAATTTGCACTTTCAAGGGAATTCATTTCACCCGTTGTCTATCATGGATGCCTTTCTCCATTATATTTGGATCACGAGGAATTGCTGTATACATGActcttcttttgttggaaaaagtGTCCACTCAATACTTTTAAGAATTAAGAGGGCAGTATGTGGTAGGATAATGGGCTGTGCTGAGGTTAGAAGGAATGTTTTCTTCGATAGGCTTTAATATCTACGCTCCAATTGCAGACTTGGAAGCTTGTTCCTCTAGTATTGGATTGTTGAACATGTGATAGGTCTGCTTGCCTGCGGCTTACACTGTAAGCCTTACAGTACTCATAAGGGAAATTTCAAATTGGCTAAGGATGACAATAGTAATCAAAAACACATGCACAAATACCCCAGGAAAAAGATGGAGCTATGAGCATTCCAAAACTAGCTTCACACTATTGAATGGGCATTAAGAATCCCAAACTATCAAAGCGTAATCCTACAAAATTAAATCCCAAAGAAAAGGAGCTAGAAATAACCCCCGTCAGAAAAAACGAAAGAGAGAAAGTATACCTATAGATGTCATAAATGAGGTCCTTGGTGAAGAGCAGAGGCATGTCTTCACGGAGAGTCCTGACGGCGAGCCCAAAATTGACGAAGAAGTCGTCTCTTTCCTGATTCTCCTGCTCATCGCGGGGGCTATCCACTTCAACGCCTTGCACGGTCGGCGTTTGGACACTGCTCAAGGAAGGGCGACAGAAACCgcagaagaagagggagagggagaggaagaagagagagagaaggggttGGTGGGTTGAGAAGGAGAGAAGGGTTGGTTGGGGTGGAAGGGCTTGTCCTTGGACTTGGGTTGGAGGAGAGAAGGGGAGAGGTTGGGCAGGAGGAAAGCCATGGCCCTTTAATGGGGTTTTGGTTCTTGATTCTTGATTCAGTTCCAATCAAATAGAAGAGATTTTGTGTGATTGGCTTTGGCTGCAAGAACTGGacagggagaaggagaaggagaaggagaagggagGAGTCATTCTTGTGTACGTTGTTGAGTTTTGAaacagaggaagagagagaatgaaaaagGTTGGAGATTTTTGAGTGGCTCTAAGCTTGGCCATCAATGTGTTCCTGCTTTGACTCCCTTGtttctgtcttttcttttctcttattttcccCCCTTTCTCCTTATTTCTTCCCCTATTATTTTCAAGTATTAGGGTCGATTTGATACTGTattcatttgaaaaaagaaaatagatgtgtttttcttaaatttcctattttgttgaaaatgaatttggctTGCAAAACGCAAGCTTGTAATGTAAAtagaaatattgaaaaatatatttgggtATGTTATTTTCAAAGTCAAAATGTATATTTCCGTTTAATGATAGACTGTATTTTCACTTGATATATTCATTTGAAAGACAAGTtctctatctttattttcaattttgctcatatgaaaaaaaaatgattcaataTCCTATTTTCTTATGAAAATGAGATTTGTAATTGAAAATGCATTCGgtcagaaaatgtttttcaaagtaAGGATCGAACatacataatttttattaacttttgaactacaaaataaaaatgaaaagaaaaggtttgtAAATTTGTATTTATAATGAACATGACGCAAATTGTAGTACGTTTTTTTAACTTTGCAAACCACAGAATCAAATgtgttttttctaatttatattcatgttgggagaaattttactttcaagaATAAATACCATTCTCgctgaaaatgaaatttaagaACACGACGAAGCTGGCTCTTATATTCAATGTATGGTAATATAATTTTAGCGTATTTgtccaaattttgaaataaaatacaGAATTCATCATATTGGCAAAGACAGAAGGCTTATTTGTCTGCACTGAagaacaattaaaatattatcaaaatttagaaaatataaaacttATATACGTATTTACGTGTAAAGGATTTTGGGTTTAAAAAGGTCATCTATGAATTAGAAGAAGGCAAAAAATGAACTCATAAGACGATATTTTATCGAAGACAATTtgattgttccttttttttcctttgcaagATGTTTCTTAAATACTGATATTACGGTATAAACCGAGAAGAAGAACGCAAATTGAAAAGCTCGACTTCTTGAtcaattgattgaaatttcaaatcgAGAAAATTCTGTCTTGACTTAGTCATTTTTGGGGTTCTAGGAATAGCTCCATTTCCAATCTTATTCTTCATAGAACAAAAAAGTTAATCGAGATCACATACCCCCTCCAAAGATGTGATCTATGTAATGTCTCCATCGCATTGTCTATCACAAATCATAAACGGGAGAGATCAAACAATAATAATTCAATGCTTTAGTAAATCTAAAATGGGATTTATCCACGTGATTACTTGGGATGTTCCATGTGTTTCACATATTCGAAATGGAGATAAATGCCGCatttttgctttgtttgaaTTTTACCGCTCTCCTCTGATATAATTTTGGTCACAACAAAATATATAGGATATTGAGATGGTTCCTTATTTGTTTGTCGGAAGACAGTATCTATTAAAAAACTCAAGAATAAATATAAAGAAGGTATCTCATACATTAAGGGACAGATAAAAACTATCTAATTCATAAATGGATGAATAGAAAGGCATTCACGGCGGCACAAGCTACAAATAGCGACGGATCCCAAGAGGTGGGAGAAGATACAAGTACATTCGCATATCTCCTCTTTCTAAGTTAGCATCAAGGAATAGAAAAGATGCACCGTGTTTTGGCAACAACCGAAAGAAATCTATGATGATTGAAATTGATGCGGTCATAATCAAttacaattatttaaaaaaaaacaaattgattCAAATCAAAGAGCACGGGGATCAATTTGACTTGTCTTTCAATTTGTTGGTATAAGAAAAGTGACtcggtttttattttcttttcaaaatgaaatttgcactgaaaatgcaaattaaatacaaAAACCATCATATTAGCCAAATGGAGTGATTTAGGGCTTGTTTGTCTGCACTCAATAACAAGGTTTTCCTTTGTTTAATTAACAAATATcaatatttcgaaaaaaaatgaaaagaactcTGAGAAATTTTCAAGGATTTGTTAAAAAGTCTTGCATAAATCAGAGGAAGCAGAAAATGAACTTATAAGATGCGAAAGATCTGACAGTATGAACAAATTTATCAAGGACAATTTgattgttccttttctttcccatgCAAGACGTTTCTATAATACTGATTCTAAGGTATAAACCGAGAATAAcaacacaaattgaaaagctcAACTAGTTGATCTAGTTGATGGAAACTTCAATCCAGAAAAACTGTCTTCACTAGTCATGCTTTTGGTTCTCGGAATGGCTCCATTTCAACCATTTCCAATTTTAGTCGTCAAAGAACAAAGATGTAACCTATGCAGCGTCTTGGGTTGTATTTCCGATGAGAATGAGCTGATTGATGTTATAAGAAAATCTTGGTTGCACTATTTTTGGTGAATTGTAAATTGGGAGATTAAACAATAATAATTCGATGTTTTAGTTGATCTAAAATGGCACGATCCATCTTATTAAGATCAACAAGGGGGAAATCGGCAGAATTATTCTGAGTGTATGAGGGACTAATATTTGGGATCATGTCCTAATAAACGTAAAAATCATCTTCATTGGCATGATTGATGGGTTAAAGTATGTGGGGGACAAAGAGGAGATGGTTTCATAGAATGAATGGATAAGGCGTTCACGGTGGCTTGAAGCTGCCAATAGCGACGAAGCAACGGAGTGGGAGAAAAGTACATTCGCATCTCCTCTTTGAAATTTGGCATCAAAGAATATAATAGTTGCAGCATATTCTTCTTACGCAAGAGAAAATTTTCGCAAACTGAAATTCTCTCATGGCACTTCCCATCTTTTGGTGATGACCAAGGGCTGCTTTGAGGAATTGAGCAGAATAACAATTTTGCATTCAACAGTGAGAAttggagaaaattgtccaaaatttttatacatattgtatttttgctaattcaatcttaaacattttaattttgctaattgaatcaaaaatcattttacatTTAATCAATTGAATCCATCCAGCTAATTTTTATCAGAATTCATGTGGACATCCACCATTCAACGTGGCACAACTGGCGTTGACGtaaacaattttaataatattttttgaattcttttaaaaaaaaatctttttcctttttttccttttcttccctttttcttcctctttttttttaaaatttattttttttttactgtgaCCAATGAGGTTCACCCGAtgcctcgcctcgcctcgcctcgccttgCCTTGCCTTGCCCTATTTAGGGGGACCTTCACCTTACGATTGGTTAGACAATTTGTAAAAACACCAGAATAATATGTGATAgaaattttttggctttttgcgATGTATAATAAAATTTGTGCGGTCACAATgcgcttttcttttctctacaGCTGAAACTGCAGTAAAAAGGAGTTATTTCAAACAGTATTTTTACTATTGTTTAATCTTTGAGTGCTTAATATGATCTTTCTTGAAAGGAACACCGAAAGTATAAAAATTTCGAAAGGAATCCTTGGACTTTTAAGAGAGAGTACCGTTGGTAAGTAAAGGTGTGGGCCCGGGA harbors:
- the LOC104428069 gene encoding uncharacterized protein LOC104428069, with the protein product MTFSFISDLWNKWNIRGSVILSLSLQVFLILFAPLRKKIANRPIVFLLWLAYLMADSIAIYGIGLISHNQGNLYARAAEINGALQAFWASFLLLHLGGPDTITAFSLEDSSLWGRHLLTLIFQVGAAIYLFMRIFPSDKLLVIPTMLVFLAGVIKNAERTLALNFSSLPRLKESLLQQNILRRDAHLKLVEELKDLRDAHFDEEEAKFAESKVVKHAYLFFQIFKVFVGDLMFHSQERKMSCEYFCKVSAVDALRIISVELQFIYEVLYTKTLAICSKWSYIFRFIAFTDIVMAFILFSRLKKHWLPKLDVEITYSLLFGGMALDVIGLFMLVFSDWTVGRMKCYNIGSSKLDSFFHMLVSAMSDLRKPRLATREVKANANAMYAVLDTPFIFRRWSESISACNLLSEFLKESPRKMYKCDRSCGIALSNICNKKIIFYFHQTSEAIARLYGPRKRLIIANTKYVSSNLFVKKLWIFIFKEVKRKSEGAKTAEDVKQIFETSGRLFLQSTLSEEISSDFLAHVTNTNYDNSILSWHIATEIWYNKEKSTMRKEEREFSKILSDYMLYLLLNQHNVVSAVAGTAQMTSAEMLLELKGHIGDATKDIEQLCKKLYDVPLINFRSTSVLLGGVELAKSMERQGDMKWKVMSGVWVELLSYAAGHIKGEAHVQVLSKGGELLTFVWLLMAHFGCLYKPGWGICYEFSPYAVALFNAISV